One stretch of Calonectris borealis chromosome 5, bCalBor7.hap1.2, whole genome shotgun sequence DNA includes these proteins:
- the MDK gene encoding midkine isoform X1: MPYSAGWLPAGLGEGAGSSHPLGCAFSQPGCVIPCDSSMQSEAGSFAAADAMKGRMQVRGLLLLLALILLAATAEAGKNKKEKAKKDGSECEDWRWGPCVPNSKDCGLGYREGTCKDESKKLKCKIPCNWKKKFGADCKYKFESWGGCSAQTGVKTRSGILKKALYNAQCEEIVYVTKPCSSKIKSKSKAKKGKGKD; encoded by the exons ATGCCGTACTCGGCAGGATGGCTCCCAGCCGGGCTGGGCGAGGGGGCAGGCAGCTCTCACCCCCTCGGCTGTGCCTTCAGCCAGCCGGGCTGTGTAATTCCCTGTGACAGTTCAATGCAGAGCGAAGCCGGCAGCTTCGCGGCGGCGGACGCAATGAAAG gcaggaTGCAGGTCCggggcctcctcctcctcctggcgcTGATCCTGCTGGCCGCCACCGCCGAGGCTGGCAAGAACAAGAAAG agaAGGCGAAGAAGGATGGCTCCGAGTGCGAGGACTGGCGCTGGGGACCCTGCGTCCCCAACAGCAAGGACTGTGGCCTGGGCTACCGCGAGGGGACTTGCAAAGATGAGAGTAAGAAGCTCAAGTGCAAGATCCCCTGCAACTGGAAGAAGAAATTTGGAG cCGACTGCAAGTACAAATTTGAGAGCTGGGGGGGGTGTAGCGCTCAGACGGGCGTGAAGACTCGCTCCGGCATCCTGAAGAAAGCCCTGTACAATGCCCAGTGCGAGGAGATCGTCTACGTGACCAAGCCCTGCTCTTCCAAGATCAAGTCAAAGTCCAAAG CAAAGAAGGGCAAGGGGAAGGACTAG
- the MDK gene encoding midkine isoform X2 — protein MQVRGLLLLLALILLAATAEAGKNKKEKAKKDGSECEDWRWGPCVPNSKDCGLGYREGTCKDESKKLKCKIPCNWKKKFGADCKYKFESWGGCSAQTGVKTRSGILKKALYNAQCEEIVYVTKPCSSKIKSKSKAKKGKGKD, from the exons aTGCAGGTCCggggcctcctcctcctcctggcgcTGATCCTGCTGGCCGCCACCGCCGAGGCTGGCAAGAACAAGAAAG agaAGGCGAAGAAGGATGGCTCCGAGTGCGAGGACTGGCGCTGGGGACCCTGCGTCCCCAACAGCAAGGACTGTGGCCTGGGCTACCGCGAGGGGACTTGCAAAGATGAGAGTAAGAAGCTCAAGTGCAAGATCCCCTGCAACTGGAAGAAGAAATTTGGAG cCGACTGCAAGTACAAATTTGAGAGCTGGGGGGGGTGTAGCGCTCAGACGGGCGTGAAGACTCGCTCCGGCATCCTGAAGAAAGCCCTGTACAATGCCCAGTGCGAGGAGATCGTCTACGTGACCAAGCCCTGCTCTTCCAAGATCAAGTCAAAGTCCAAAG CAAAGAAGGGCAAGGGGAAGGACTAG
- the CHRM4 gene encoding muscarinic acetylcholine receptor M4 — MHNISAQPWQAKMANLTYDNFTLGNRSEVAIQPPTNYKTVELVFIATVTGSLSLVTVVGNILVMLSIKVNRQLQTVNNYFLFSLACADLIIGVFSMNLYTVYIIKGYWPLGAVVCDLWLALDYVVSNASVMNLLIISFDRYFCVTKPLTYPARRTTKMAGLMIAAAWILSFILWAPAILFWQFIVGKRTVPERECYIQFLSNPAVTFGTAIAAFYLPVVIMTVLYIHISLASRSRVRRHKPESRKERKGKSLSFFKGPLIKQNNNNSPKRAVEVKEEVRNGKVDDQPSAQTEATGHQEEKETSNESSTVSMTQTTKDKPTAEILPVGQGQSPSHPRVNPSSKWSKIKIVTKQTGTECVTAIEIVPAKAGASDHNSLANSRPANVARKFASIARSQVRKKRQMAAREKKVTRTIFAILLAFILTWTPYNVMVLINTFCETCVPETVWSIGYWLCYVNSTINPACYALCNATFKKTFKHLLMCQYRNIGTAR, encoded by the coding sequence ATGCACAAcatctctgctcagccctggcagGCGAAGATGGCCAACCTGACCTATGACAACTTCACCCTGGGCAATCGCTCCGAGGTGGCCATCCAGCCTCCCACCAACTACAAGACGGTGGAGCTGGTTTTCATCGCCACCGTCACAGGCTCGCTTAGCCTCGTCACCGTGGTGGGGAACATCCTGGTGATGCTGTCCATCAAGGTGAACCGCCAGCTCCAGACTGTCAACAACTACTTCCTCTTCAGCCTGGCCTGCGCAGACCTCATCATCGGGGTCTTCTCCATGAACCTCTACACGGTCTACATCATCAAAGGCTACTGGCCGCTGGGGGCCGTGGTGTGCGACCTGTGGTTGGCCCTGGACTATGTAGTGAGCAATGCCTCTGTCATGAACTTACTTATCATCAGCTTTGACCGATACTTCTGTGTCACCAAGCCCCTGACGTATCCAGCCAGGAGGACCACCAAGATGGCGGGGCTAATGATTGCGGCTGCGTGGATATTGTCCTTCATTCTCTGGGCCCCTGCCATCTTGTTCTGGCAGTTCATTGTGGGCAAGAGGACAGTCCCTGAGAGGGAATGCTACATCCAGTTCCTCTCCAACCCGGCGGTGACCTTCGGCACGGCCATCGCTGCTTTCTACCTGCCCGTGGTCATCATGACGGTGCTGTACATCCACATCTCcctggccagcaggagcagggtgagAAGGCACAAGCCTGAAagcaggaaagagaggaaaggcaAGTCCCTCAGCTTCTTCAAGGGCCCCCTGATcaaacagaacaacaacaactcCCCCAAGAGGGCTgtggaggtgaaggaggaggtgAGGAATGGGAAAGTGGATGACCAGCCCTCAGCACAGACTGAGGCCACTGGTCatcaggaggagaaggagacTTCCAATGAGTCCAGCACGGTCAGCATGACCCAGACCACAAAAGACAAGCCCACAGCAGAAATCTTGCCAGTGGGGCAAGGACAGAGCCCGTCCCACCCCCGGGTGAACCCGTCTTCCAAGTGGTCCAAGATTAAAATCGTCACCAAGCAGACTGGAACCGAATGTGTCACTGCCATCGAGATCGTCCCAGCTAAGGCAGGAGCCTCTGACCACAACTCCCTGGCCAACAGCCGCCCGGCCAACGTTGCCAGGAAGTTTGCCAGCATCGCCAGGAGCCAAGTACGGAAGAAGCGTCAGATGGCAGCCCGGGAGAAGAAAGTCACCCGGACCATATTTGCTATCCTGCTAGCCTTCATACTCACATGGACTCCATACAACGTGATGGTCCTCATTAACACCTTCTGTGAGACCTGCGTACCCGAAACAGTGTGGTCCATCGGCTACTGGCTCTGCTATGTCAACAGCACCATCAACCCAGCCTGCTACGCCCTCTGCAATGCCACTTTCAAGAAAACCTTCAAGCACCTTCTCATGTGCCAGTACAGGAACATTGGCACAGCCAGATAA